The window TTGGTACAATTCGAATTGAATTGATTCAAAAAGATGGTATGCTGACAGCAAAAATATTAGCATCAACAGCATTAGGTAAAGAAATGTTGGATTCTAACTCAAGTCAATTGAGGCAAGGTTTTGCAGGTCAAAATATTCAACTGGAGAGGTTAGAAATAACTCAAGCTTTGCAAGAATCTACTAGACAAGAAAAGAACCAAGACTTCCAACAGTCATTTAAACAGCAAGATCAGCAGCAACAACAAGAAAATAATAATGAAGAGCTAGAAGAACCGTTTACTTTTCAAGATTATTTAGAGGAAATGGAGGCCTAAGCTATGGCTGAAATGTCTAAAATTACAGACAGTATGTATCTATCAAACCAAGTGAAAAAAACTACTACAACTGGGAATAGTACATTAGGTAAAGATGCATTTTTAAAAATTCTAATGACACAGCTTCAAAACCAAGATCCGACAAAACCGATGGATGACTCACAATTCATTGCACAGATGGCGCAATTCTCTTCTTTAGAGCAAATGACAAATTTAACTACTGCTTTTCAAGAATTTGCTGCAGTTCAAGAGCAAAGTCAAATGATTGAATTTAGTAACTTTGTAGGTAAAAATGTAAAATGGCATGAAATGACAGACAAAAAAGATGACAAAGGTAATCCAATTATAAACGAAGGTACTGGTACTATTATAGGTATTAAGTTTGTGGCAGGAAACGTAGAATTCACGTTAGCAGATGGAAAAGTCATTAACCCTGGAAATATTTCAGAAGTTCTTTCGGGTAACTCAAGTTCTAATTCTAATAGTTTAGTAGAGGCAAGTATGTTAATTGGTAAAACAGTTAGTTATATTCCCGCTAAAACGGAAACTAATGAAGATGATGCAGAAACAGAAACACCAACTGAAATTACGGCAACGGTTGAATCTGTTAGCAAAAAAGATGGAAATATAGTCTATAACTTAAGTGATGGTACTTCCATTACGGCAGATCAAATTACTTCAATAAGCAAATAAGAACGGAGAATTGCAATGGACAACATTTCGATAAATCGTGTTCCGCTGCAAACAACTATCCGTCAACCAATCTCATCAAGCAAAGTAGCTTCACCTAAACAATCTTTCTTACAGCATTTACATGAAGCATCTGCAAAAACAGAACTAAAGGTAAGTAAACATGCAAACCAACGTTTACAAGAAAGAAATATTTATATTTCAGATGCGGAATGGCAAATAGTAAGTGAAAAGGTATCAGAAGCACGCTCAAAGGGTGTGAATGACTCATTAGTATTGATGGATCAAGCAGCATTAATCGTCAGTGCAAAAAATTCCACTGTCATTACTGCAATGAATCGCACGGAAGCGAAAGACCAACTATTCACAAATATTGACGGTACAATCGTACTAAACTAACAAAAAAATTATAGCAGGACCTGTAAAGGAAGCTATGTGCAGCCGACTGATTGAAGCTAGCACGCAAATTGAAGGGAGAAAAATTAAATGATTCGCTCATTGTATTCAGGTATTTCAGGTATGAAAAACTTCCAAACGAAATTAGACGTAATAGGTAACAATATCTCTAATGTAAACACATACGGATTTAAAAAGGGACGTACCATTTTTAAAGATCTTATCTCGCAGACTACTTCGGGGGCATCAGGTGCAACTGGTACACGTGGTGGAGTGAATGCTAAACAAGTAGGTTTAGGATCACAATTAGCTTCTATTGACACAATTCAAACAGGAGGTTCATTACAATCTACGGGAAATACTTTGGATTTAGCTATCTCAGGTGATGGTTTCTTCCAAGTAGCCGATTCTGATAAACTT is drawn from Psychrobacillus sp. INOP01 and contains these coding sequences:
- a CDS encoding TIGR02530 family flagellar biosynthesis protein; the encoded protein is MDNISINRVPLQTTIRQPISSSKVASPKQSFLQHLHEASAKTELKVSKHANQRLQERNIYISDAEWQIVSEKVSEARSKGVNDSLVLMDQAALIVSAKNSTVITAMNRTEAKDQLFTNIDGTIVLN
- the flgD gene encoding flagellar hook assembly protein FlgD, which gives rise to MAEMSKITDSMYLSNQVKKTTTTGNSTLGKDAFLKILMTQLQNQDPTKPMDDSQFIAQMAQFSSLEQMTNLTTAFQEFAAVQEQSQMIEFSNFVGKNVKWHEMTDKKDDKGNPIINEGTGTIIGIKFVAGNVEFTLADGKVINPGNISEVLSGNSSSNSNSLVEASMLIGKTVSYIPAKTETNEDDAETETPTEITATVESVSKKDGNIVYNLSDGTSITADQITSISK